The proteins below are encoded in one region of Lactuca sativa cultivar Salinas chromosome 3, Lsat_Salinas_v11, whole genome shotgun sequence:
- the LOC111895805 gene encoding uncharacterized protein LOC111895805 produces MSLNIRGMGERYKIEWVRRLRNENKLCMIGIQESKLGESTPTLNVTDCWGDWEYGFEQVFTTGRSGGLVSIWDRKQFLVIETIKSRYFIAVLGNFVGINGLTGFLNVYGPKSEIDKSNVWAELLTLKSSKSATWIFIGDFNVVRRSEERINSIFCMRSANDFNHFICLSKLNDLKMGGQRFTYFQTRGAKLSKLD; encoded by the coding sequence TACAAAATTGAATGGGTTCGTAGACTTAGAAATGAAAACAAACTATGTATGATTGGGATTCAGGAATCAAAATTAGGTGAGTCTACCCCGACTCTAAATGTCACTGACTGTTGGGGGGACTGGGAATATGGATTTGAGCAAGTATTTACCACAGGACGATCTGGAGGTCTTGTCTCTATCTGGGATCGCAAACAGTTTTTGGTGATTGAGACCATCAAATCCAGATACTTTATCGCGGTTTTGGGGAATTTTGTTGGAATTAATGGGTTAACAGGTTTTCTAAATGTTTATGGACCTAAATCAGAGATAGATAAATCAAATGTCTGGGCTGAATTGTTAACATTGAAAAGCTCTAAATCAGCCACTTGGATCTTTATAGGTGATTTTAATGTGGTGCGACGGTCAGAGGAGAGAATAAACTCGATTTTTTGTATGCGTAGTGCTAATGACTTCAATCACTTCATCTGTTTGAGCAAACTCAATGATCTGAAGATGGGTGGCCAAAGATTCACCTATTTTCAAACTCGGGGTGCTAAACTTAGTAAGTTAGATTGA